From Proteiniborus sp. DW1:
AAATTGTATTCTATTAAAGTCACAATCTATGGATTTCGCTAGTGATTTTGCTAGCATAGTTTTTCCTAAGCCTGGAACGTCTTCTAACAATACATGCCCTGAACATATTATGGAAGTAAGCATTAGGTCAATAACATCATCCTTACCCACTATTACCTTTTGAATATTATCCTTAACTCTTAATGCAATTTCCTTAATTTTTTTAATATCCATTCCAACACCCCCAATTTCAAATCCATAAGTAAATACTAATATTAGTCTTCCGTGATTTCTCTTTTAAATACTACAATTAAGTTTCGCGGATTATTTAGTGATTTTATGTTCACTAGCTCCCAACCTTCAGCACCGAGTGCATTGAACTTTTTTTCGTGTTCTTTCGTCAACACTAATGAAGTTACACCAAAAGCTTTTATATTCTCTACTTTATATTCAAATTTCTTCATATTTTTCTACCTCCCATCATATTATAACACAAAAGAAATACATAAAATCATGATAAATAGCGAATCATTTTATATTTTGTGTCATAATAATAGTTGAAATCTTCT
This genomic window contains:
- a CDS encoding DUF4177 domain-containing protein, yielding MKKFEYKVENIKAFGVTSLVLTKEHEKKFNALGAEGWELVNIKSLNNPRNLIVVFKREITED